The region ATCCTTACCGTCGCCCAGTAATTGGGTATCGATCAGACATTGAAAATCTAACCATATCAGACGTTACCGACTTTTTTAATCGTTATTACGGCGGTAGTAACATCACCATTGCTATCGTGGGAGATGTGACACCTAACCAAGTAAAAACTTTTGCTCAAGAGTATTTTGGGCGTTTTCCTAAAACCGTTAAACCAGACTTGCTTAGTATTAATGAACCAATACAAACAAAAACAAGAACAGTAGAAGTAAAATATCCTTCTCAACCTCTATACTTTGAAGGGTATCATATCCCTAATCTCAATGACCCAGACTATTTAGTCTATGACATGATTGGCTCTATCTTGAGTGACGGGCGCACTTCCCGCTTATATCAATCCTTGGTCGAAAACCAAAAAGTAGCCCTAAGTGCTTCTGGTTTTACTGGATTTCCCGGTGATAAATATTCTAACTTAATGGTATTTTATGCTGTCTTAGCTCCCAATAAATCCTCCGCCGAGTTGGAAAAAGCTCTAGATCAAGAAATAGAAAAACTAAAAAACGATTTAGTAATGGAAGAAGAACTAATGAGAGTTAAAACTCAAGCAACAGCTAACTTATTGCGCTCTCTTGACTCTAATGCAGGAATGGCAAATTTACTAGCACAATATCAAGCCAAAACTGGAGATTGGCGTAATATTTTCACTCGTTTAGAGGCGATTAATGGGATTACTGCCGATGACATTCAAAGAGTAGCTAGAAAAACTTTTACGGATAGTCAAAAAACCGTGGGTAGACTTATAACCAGTGGAGAAAATTGATAATTGAGTAGGATTAGTAATTATTAATAGAGCGTAGTGTAACAGTTGGTTAACTGTTATTTTAAGCAAGAAGTAACCAGTTTTGTCGGGGGTGTGGAGGGCGCTTGATTTAAGTATCAAGGTGAAAAGCGCCCTCCACCTAGGAAATTAATCCTCTAACTCAATATTAACCGAGTCCACCTCCCAAATTTCCTTACAGTATTCTCGGATAGTGCGATCGCTAGAAAACTTCGCCATACGGGCGCTGTTTAAAATAGACATTTTCGTCCATTTTTCTTGATCACGATAAGCCTCCGCCACCTTATCTTGACAATCCGCATAAGCCGAGAAATCAGCCATCAACATATATTGATCACTCCCCAACAAATCATCCACAATAGGCTTAAATAAATCCCGATTGCCATGACTGAAATAACCATCACGAATACGGTTAATTACTTGGGCTAACTCAGGATTATTATTATAGTAATCCATAGGATTATAGCCATTTGCCTTCGTTTGACCCACTTCCTCCGCCGTTAAACCAAACAAGAAGAAATTTTCAGCGCCCGCCTCCTCACGGATTTCAATATTAGCACCATCCAAAGTACCAATGGTTAATGAACCATTCATAGCAAATTTCATATTACCAGTACCAGAAGCCTCCTTCCCCGCCGTAGAAATTTGTTCCGATAAATCAGCCGCCGGATAAATTTTTTGACCCAAAGAAACATTAAAATTAGGCAAGAAAACCACCTTAATACGACCGCGCACATCAGGGTCTTTATTAACCACATCTGCTACACTGTTGATTAATTTAATGATCAATTTTGCCATGAAGTAGCCGGGCGCCGCTTTACCGCCAAAAATAAACGTACGAGGCACAATATCCACATCTGGATTTTCTTTAATACGATTATAAAGAGCGATGATATTTAAAACCGCTAAATGTTGGCGCTTATATTCATGAATCCGCTTAACTTGTACATCAAAAATCGAATTGACATCCACCTCGATGCCCATTTTTTTGAAAATATACTCAGCTAACCTCTGTTTATTAGCTTTCTTGATCGCGCGCCACCGTTGACAAAACTTAGCATCATCAATATATTTTTCTAAACCGCGCATTTGGGTTAAATCTTTTAACCAACCATCGCCCACTTTTTCCGTCACCAATTTAGATAACTCAGGATTACTCAACAAAATCCAGCGACGAGGAGTCACCCCATTAGTTTTATTAAAGAACTTTTCGGGCCACAAAAAGGCAAAAGCGCGCAAAGTTTCTTTTTGTAACAACTCCGTATGTAGTGCCGCTACCCCATTAATGGCATGACTACCCACACAGGCTAAATGAGCCATGCGCACTTTTTGTTCAGCGCCCTCCTCAATAATCGACACTTGAGTTAATAAATCCTCTCGATCGGGATACCAAGTGCGCACATCTTCGAGGAAACGATAATTAATTTCAAAAATAATTTCCAAATGGCGGGGTAAAAGCTGTTTGAATAAACTTACTGACCATTTTTCTAACGCTTCAGGTAAAAGAGTATGGTTAGTATAAGCAAAAGTTTTTTGGGTAATATACCAAGACTTATCCCAATCCATGGCATACTCATCCACAAATAAACGCATCAACTCTGCCACAGCAATAGCCGGGTGAGTGTCATTAAGCTGAATCGCTACTTTTTCATGGAAATTAGCCAAACTCTCATTACGACTAAGGTGTAATTTTACTAAATCCTGCAATGAAGCAGACACAAAGAAATATTGTTGCGCCAATCTCAACTCACGACCAGCCGGGGTATTATCATTAGGGTATAACACCTTAGAAATGGTTTCAGAATTGATCTTTTCCTCTACCGCCCGATCATAATTACCAGCGTTAAAGGCTTCAAAATTAAACTCCTCACTAGCTTCCGCCTTCCATAAACGCAAAGGATTAACCGTATTAGTTTTAAAACCCGGTACAGGAGTATCATGGGGAATTGCTAAGACAGTACGATCAGGAATCCAAGACACCCGGCAATTACCCTTAGAATCGCAATAGGGCTGGGTATAACCACCTAATTTAACAGGCATAGTTTCATTAGGGCGAGGAATTTCCCAAGGATTGCCAAATCTCAACCAGTTATCAGGAATTTCCGCCTGCCAACCATCTTGGATTAACTGATAAAAAATCCCAAATTCGTAGCGAATACCGTAACCAATGGCAGGAATTTCTAAACTAGCTAAGGAATCGAGGAAACAGGCCGCCAAGCGCCCCAAACCGCCGTTTCCTAAACCGGGATCAGGTTCTTGTTCTAATAATTCCTCTAAATCTAAATCTAATTCACTGATAACTTGTTCAATTTCTTGATAAATGTCCAAGTTAACAAGATTATTCCCCAAATGACGACCCATCAAAAATTCAGCGGAAAAATAACAAACTAATTTACTGTTTTTTTCTCGATAGGTTTCCTTAGTTTTCAGAAAACGGTGTAAAATACGGTCTCTAATGGTGTAGGCGAGGGCGACATAATAATCATATTTTGATGCTTTATTCTGGTTGATACCTTGAATGTAAAAGAGATTATCTAAAAACGCTCTTTTGAAGGTTTCAGGGCTCATGCCTGTGCGATCATCTTCTACTTGGATGGTGGGTTTTGTTACTATTTGCTCTACCATGTGAAATTCTTATCTGTTCTATACCTCTTAGGTTATACGATTTTTTAGTATATGGTTAATTTTTTCTTTTTGTTTTACAGTGCATTTCAGATCAATAAACCACATTTTTTGTTTCTCGCCTCCATGAACAAGGGAAATGTTTTATCATACGATATTGAGAGTTTTTCCCTTTTTTCCTTTCACAACCAGTAATTTATCACAAGCTAAGACGCATTTAACTTACCCATTCCATTAACAAGGGGTTTAAACTCCTTGCCTTATGACTTAAACGCTTACCTGTTGCTCGTTGCCTACCTCCACCATTAAACTTAAATGTGCGCTTAGATTCGTCAAGGTAATAGAGCCATTTTTATTTTAATAATTGATGGTTAGAGTTTTGGGATTGAAAAATTTGAGGAGAAGTGGATTGTTTTGCCGTAATTTGTTGGGCGTCATGGAGAATTGTGGCCAACTCCACTTGTTTTTCTAACATATCAGTATAGGAGATTAAACT is a window of Cyanobacterium sp. T60_A2020_053 DNA encoding:
- a CDS encoding insulinase family protein; the encoded protein is MKIKKFFSFLLLITFIWQVFPFNLQAKTDNFNSEISITPYLEQFKNKVSEFTLDNGLKFIILENHQAPVTSFVTYADVGGVDEPEGKTGVAHFLEHLAFKGTSEIGTINYQAEKPILAELDQLFQQIKIAKKNNNSIKLNELETKFQKLNQEARKYVKQNEFGQIVEIEGGVGLNAATSADYTAYFYNFPSNKLELWMYLESNRFLDPVFREFYEEKQVILEERKLRTDNSAIGKMVEQFLDTAFVSHPYRRPVIGYRSDIENLTISDVTDFFNRYYGGSNITIAIVGDVTPNQVKTFAQEYFGRFPKTVKPDLLSINEPIQTKTRTVEVKYPSQPLYFEGYHIPNLNDPDYLVYDMIGSILSDGRTSRLYQSLVENQKVALSASGFTGFPGDKYSNLMVFYAVLAPNKSSAELEKALDQEIEKLKNDLVMEEELMRVKTQATANLLRSLDSNAGMANLLAQYQAKTGDWRNIFTRLEAINGITADDIQRVARKTFTDSQKTVGRLITSGEN
- a CDS encoding glycogen/starch/alpha-glucan phosphorylase → MVEQIVTKPTIQVEDDRTGMSPETFKRAFLDNLFYIQGINQNKASKYDYYVALAYTIRDRILHRFLKTKETYREKNSKLVCYFSAEFLMGRHLGNNLVNLDIYQEIEQVISELDLDLEELLEQEPDPGLGNGGLGRLAACFLDSLASLEIPAIGYGIRYEFGIFYQLIQDGWQAEIPDNWLRFGNPWEIPRPNETMPVKLGGYTQPYCDSKGNCRVSWIPDRTVLAIPHDTPVPGFKTNTVNPLRLWKAEASEEFNFEAFNAGNYDRAVEEKINSETISKVLYPNDNTPAGRELRLAQQYFFVSASLQDLVKLHLSRNESLANFHEKVAIQLNDTHPAIAVAELMRLFVDEYAMDWDKSWYITQKTFAYTNHTLLPEALEKWSVSLFKQLLPRHLEIIFEINYRFLEDVRTWYPDREDLLTQVSIIEEGAEQKVRMAHLACVGSHAINGVAALHTELLQKETLRAFAFLWPEKFFNKTNGVTPRRWILLSNPELSKLVTEKVGDGWLKDLTQMRGLEKYIDDAKFCQRWRAIKKANKQRLAEYIFKKMGIEVDVNSIFDVQVKRIHEYKRQHLAVLNIIALYNRIKENPDVDIVPRTFIFGGKAAPGYFMAKLIIKLINSVADVVNKDPDVRGRIKVVFLPNFNVSLGQKIYPAADLSEQISTAGKEASGTGNMKFAMNGSLTIGTLDGANIEIREEAGAENFFLFGLTAEEVGQTKANGYNPMDYYNNNPELAQVINRIRDGYFSHGNRDLFKPIVDDLLGSDQYMLMADFSAYADCQDKVAEAYRDQEKWTKMSILNSARMAKFSSDRTIREYCKEIWEVDSVNIELED